Proteins from a single region of Halichoerus grypus chromosome 13, mHalGry1.hap1.1, whole genome shotgun sequence:
- the MIF gene encoding macrophage migration inhibitory factor: MPMFVVNTNVPRASVPDGLLSELTQQLAQATGKPAQYIAVHVVPDQLMAFGGSNEPCALCSLHSIGKIGGAQNRSYSKLLCGLLAERLRVSPDRIYINYYDMNAANVGWNGSTFA, encoded by the exons ATGCCGATGTTCGTGGTGAACACCAACGTCCCCCGCGCCTCCGTGCCGGACGGGCTCCTCTCCGAGCTCACTCAGCAGCTGGCGCAGGCCACTGGCAAGCCGGCCCAG TACATCGCGGTGCACGTGGTCCCAGACCAGCTAATGGCCTTCGGCGGCTCAAATGAGCCGTGCGCGCTCTGCAGTCTGCACAGCATCGGCAAGATCGGAGGCGCGCAGAACCGCTCCTACAGCAAGCTGCTGTGCGGCCTCCTGGCCGAGCGCCTGCGCGTCAGCCCGGATAG GATCTACATCAACTACTACGACATGAACGCGGCCAACGTGGGCTGGAACGGCTCTACCTTCGCGTGA